Proteins encoded in a region of the Streptomyces sp. NBC_00310 genome:
- a CDS encoding SAM-dependent methyltransferase encodes MGHEQRVRTFYDYAGPAYEALTDDTWHHGDPAAEARGLPPRQAARALEERLVRLAGLRPGDRALDFGSGVGGPTLHMAARTGATFVGLSNNEWLSQRARRLAAERQLADRVQFLTVGDEDYTTLAAWPDMSFDAITFYESVCHLPRRERFFRSAHRLLKPGGTLVGVDWLQRPFGPHRTPEAIAHFIDPVNDTVCLAGLGTLHDYESMLEDAGFLVTLAEDLFPGIPCWGSTPPKDRPKWLGYDGPGAERIQAGKHALDAARGAGVFTVGAFAAHRPDSVT; translated from the coding sequence ATGGGACACGAGCAGCGAGTACGCACCTTCTACGACTACGCCGGACCCGCCTACGAGGCGCTCACGGACGACACCTGGCACCACGGCGACCCGGCGGCGGAGGCACGCGGCCTGCCGCCCCGGCAGGCCGCCCGGGCACTGGAGGAACGGCTGGTCCGCCTGGCCGGGCTGCGGCCGGGCGACAGGGCACTCGACTTCGGCAGCGGCGTGGGCGGGCCCACCCTGCACATGGCCGCCCGCACGGGGGCGACCTTCGTCGGGCTGTCCAACAACGAATGGCTCTCCCAGCGCGCCCGCAGACTGGCCGCCGAGCGGCAACTGGCCGACCGGGTGCAGTTCCTCACCGTCGGCGACGAGGACTACACGACCCTCGCCGCCTGGCCCGACATGAGCTTCGACGCCATCACCTTCTACGAGTCCGTGTGCCATCTGCCGCGCAGAGAACGCTTCTTCCGATCGGCCCACCGGCTCCTGAAACCAGGAGGGACCCTCGTCGGTGTCGACTGGCTGCAACGCCCGTTCGGCCCTCATCGCACGCCGGAGGCGATCGCGCACTTCATCGACCCGGTCAACGACACCGTCTGCCTCGCCGGCCTCGGCACCCTCCACGACTACGAGTCGATGCTGGAGGACGCCGGATTCCTCGTCACCCTCGCCGAGGACCTCTTTCCCGGCATCCCCTGCTGGGGCAGCACCCCGCCCAAGGACCGGCCGAAGTGGCTCGGTTACGACGGCCCCGGGGCCGAACGGATCCAGGCCGGCAAGCACGCCCTCGACGCCGCACGCGGCGCCGGCGTCTTCACCGTCGGGGCCTTCGCCGCCCACCGTCCCGATTCCGTGACCTGA
- a CDS encoding tryptophanase, with the protein MEPYRIKVVEPIPVTTREQRQAALDRVHYNLFDLRADEVTVDLLTDSGTGALSAAQLSAAMNGDESYAGSRSFHRFHDTVRELTGYPHILPVHQGRAAERLVASTLLGPGKVFVSNTHFDTLRANVALRGGEAWDLPCPEALDLDSSEPFKGNIDTARLKAVLDGPDGSRVAAVIMTLTNNGGGGQPVSMANLTLASALCREHGVPLLLDAARFAENAWLVTQREAAYRDHSPRQVAEEAFRLADGCMMSAKKDGIAHIGGFLGLHDTGLARRCELLLIATEGFPTYGGLAGRDLDMVAQGLSEVTDPGYLRARAEDTAYLADLVRSAGVDIVEPPGLHALYLNAGRLLPHIPPHRFPGQALACRLYLEGGIRGVELGSLYLGTEDEHGNPLTSAPHELLRLAIPRRTYTRGHFDHVARTLARTVRDAHLIPGLRITEQPDSLRQFRSKLAPVAL; encoded by the coding sequence GTGGAGCCGTACCGGATCAAGGTCGTCGAGCCGATCCCCGTCACCACCCGCGAGCAGCGGCAGGCCGCCCTCGACCGCGTCCACTACAACCTCTTCGACCTGCGCGCCGACGAGGTCACCGTCGACCTGCTCACCGACTCGGGAACCGGCGCGCTGTCCGCCGCCCAGTTGTCCGCCGCGATGAACGGCGACGAGTCCTACGCGGGCTCACGCTCCTTCCACCGTTTCCACGACACCGTCCGGGAGCTGACCGGCTATCCGCACATCCTGCCGGTGCACCAGGGACGGGCGGCCGAGCGGCTCGTGGCCTCGACGCTCCTCGGCCCCGGCAAGGTCTTCGTCAGCAACACGCACTTCGACACCCTGCGGGCCAACGTCGCGCTGCGCGGGGGCGAGGCCTGGGACCTGCCCTGCCCCGAGGCCCTGGACCTGGACAGCAGCGAGCCGTTCAAGGGGAACATCGACACCGCCCGCCTGAAGGCCGTCCTGGACGGACCGGACGGCTCCCGTGTCGCCGCGGTGATCATGACGCTCACCAACAACGGCGGCGGGGGCCAGCCGGTGTCCATGGCCAACCTGACGCTGGCCTCCGCGCTCTGCCGGGAGCACGGCGTGCCCCTGCTGCTGGACGCGGCGCGGTTCGCGGAGAACGCCTGGCTCGTCACCCAACGGGAGGCCGCCTACCGCGACCACAGCCCGCGGCAGGTCGCCGAGGAAGCCTTCCGGCTCGCCGACGGCTGCATGATGAGCGCGAAGAAGGACGGCATCGCCCACATCGGCGGCTTCCTGGGCCTGCACGACACCGGCCTCGCCCGGCGCTGCGAACTGCTGCTCATCGCCACCGAAGGCTTCCCCACCTACGGCGGACTGGCCGGACGGGACCTGGACATGGTCGCCCAGGGCCTGAGCGAGGTCACCGATCCGGGGTATCTGCGGGCGCGGGCCGAGGACACCGCGTACCTGGCGGACCTCGTGCGGTCGGCGGGGGTCGACATCGTCGAGCCGCCCGGGCTGCACGCGCTCTACCTCAACGCCGGCCGTCTGCTGCCGCACATCCCGCCGCACCGGTTCCCCGGTCAGGCGCTGGCCTGTCGGCTGTATCTGGAGGGCGGCATCCGCGGCGTGGAGCTCGGCTCCCTCTACCTGGGCACGGAGGACGAGCACGGCAACCCGCTCACCAGCGCGCCGCACGAGTTGCTGCGACTGGCGATTCCGCGCAGGACGTACACCCGTGGCCACTTCGACCACGTCGCACGGACGCTGGCCCGCACGGTCCGCGACGCCCACCTCATCCCCGGTCTGCGGATCACCGAACAGCCCGACTCCCTACGGCAGTTCCGGTCCAAGCTCGCCCCCGTCGCCCTCTAG
- a CDS encoding tryptophan dimethylallyltransferase family protein produces the protein MNAYTRQCAGRPAGAVGTPPPLTGPLRATGPDENTAGRRDPDRLGGFAAGQLGRLCDVAGIDAQRRAAHQRVLVELLGPAAAQSLAGPPPSPSFVSDDHTPVEYSLTFPAGAAPVLRVLVDPGCAARALPDNARTAWAAVGRLAARRGVGLDGLTRVSDLFLPPVPEGPLTLWCALELRPAGPPGLKLYLNPGARGAERSMETVGVAMARLGHARAFEPVRRYLEPRFPERATLMFFALDVGPWAEPRVKAYVVHQHATAADAADAAGLVPGACPDRVADLCRRVNADEPFSRLPLISCYSFTGADAGRPTGHCIHVPVRAYVRDDRAARDHAVRLLRQYGVDSAPLDRALAALTDRDLSAGVGLISYLSLVQAGRQAPRITTYFSSEAYRVFPPREDTGSSAPADGRPAAARTGQIRTS, from the coding sequence ATGAACGCATACACGCGCCAGTGCGCCGGACGGCCGGCCGGGGCCGTGGGCACCCCGCCCCCGCTGACCGGCCCGCTGCGGGCCACCGGTCCGGACGAGAACACCGCGGGGCGCCGCGATCCGGACCGGCTGGGCGGATTCGCCGCCGGGCAGCTGGGACGGCTGTGCGACGTCGCCGGGATCGACGCGCAGCGACGAGCCGCCCACCAGCGGGTGCTGGTCGAACTGCTGGGCCCGGCCGCCGCACAGTCCTTGGCCGGCCCGCCGCCTTCACCGTCGTTCGTCTCCGACGATCACACGCCGGTGGAGTACTCGCTGACTTTCCCCGCCGGAGCCGCCCCCGTACTGCGGGTGCTGGTCGACCCGGGGTGCGCCGCCCGCGCCCTGCCGGACAACGCCCGGACGGCATGGGCCGCCGTGGGGCGGCTGGCCGCGCGACGGGGGGTCGGGCTCGACGGGCTGACGCGCGTGAGCGACCTCTTCCTGCCGCCGGTGCCGGAGGGGCCGCTGACCCTGTGGTGCGCCCTCGAACTGCGGCCAGCCGGCCCACCGGGACTCAAGCTGTACCTGAACCCCGGCGCGCGGGGCGCCGAGCGGAGCATGGAGACCGTCGGCGTGGCCATGGCGAGGCTCGGCCACGCACGGGCCTTCGAGCCCGTGCGGCGTTACCTGGAGCCCCGCTTCCCCGAGCGGGCCACCTTGATGTTCTTCGCCCTGGACGTGGGCCCGTGGGCCGAGCCACGGGTGAAGGCCTACGTCGTCCACCAGCACGCCACGGCAGCCGACGCGGCGGACGCGGCCGGCCTCGTGCCCGGGGCGTGCCCCGACCGTGTGGCGGATCTGTGCCGCCGGGTCAACGCAGACGAGCCCTTCAGCCGGCTTCCCCTCATCTCCTGCTACTCGTTCACCGGCGCGGACGCCGGCCGTCCCACCGGCCACTGCATCCATGTCCCCGTCCGCGCCTACGTCCGCGACGACCGGGCGGCACGCGACCACGCCGTGCGGCTCCTACGGCAGTACGGCGTCGACAGCGCTCCGCTCGACCGAGCCCTCGCCGCGCTCACCGACCGGGACCTGAGCGCGGGGGTGGGTCTCATCTCGTACCTGAGTCTCGTCCAGGCGGGCCGTCAGGCACCGCGGATCACCACCTACTTCTCCTCCGAGGCGTACCGCGTCTTCCCGCCACGGGAGGACACCGGATCCAGCGCCCCGGCCGATGGCCGGCCGGCCGCAGCCCGCACCGGCCAGATCCGCACGAGTTAG
- a CDS encoding nSTAND1 domain-containing NTPase, protein MPRGERPLEAEGGPLSDFAAQLRKLREQAGSPTYRDLARRAHYSIAALSAAAAGRRLPTLAVTLAYVRACGGDEREWESIWRRTATECAAGTVGAVPDRADDTTSAPYVGLASFQQADADAFFGRENLTTRLVEHLNKKRFLVLFGASGSGKSSVLRAGVLPCFSGKPALVMTPGPHPLEECAIQLAARAHLTPGSVCAELASEPRTLHRVVRQILTGSPDPADELIVIVDQFEEVFTLCHDAEEREAFVAALLHAAHTSGSRCRVALAVRSDFYTHCTRLPALVDVLAEAHLPVGPMTLDELRAAIVRPAARAGLTVEGALLAALTTDAHGRSGALPLLSHALLETWHRRRGNALTLAGFQAAGGFEGALAQTAEAFHSDLSDTQRSITRQLFLRLIALGEGTEDTKRRVPRQELDDTRDTALVLEQATRARLLTVDRDHVEITHEALIRCWPRLGRWLNEDRDRLRLHRALTEATAVWESLDRDPDTLYRGTRLAAAKDLPEEALTARERAFLDASETAERAQALRARHRVRRRRRLVAALVVLLLCAASAVGFAVRSQRIVTSQRNHALALKAADASTALRARDRSLAAQLALAAHQLESNQATRDGLLSVAPRTLDRHVHALAVTPNGRTLATACDDGSLRLWDLTDPQHPAVLGTVDDPSGSAVNLAFSPRGDTLIGTGQDREIRLWDVTDPQEPRPLSRTPTHHTDFIFSLAVSPDGRTLATGSYDHTVRLWNVGDPARPRLLNKLTGHTLNVKPVAFSPDGTTLASGSDDRTVRLWDVTDPRRASVIAVLERHDNFVDALAYSRDGRTLLSGSDDHTAFLWDVTDPRHPRRLGRLQGHTDVITSVEFTPDSRLAVTAALDGTVRLWETADRPRPAERASLTGLSGGLATVLPLTAHGTIVTLSNDHTIEIWNTDLSRAHAHACTHVRTPISRAQWSRHFPGLDYRPPCTDHT, encoded by the coding sequence GTGCCACGTGGAGAGCGTCCACTGGAAGCGGAAGGCGGTCCGCTGTCGGATTTCGCCGCGCAATTACGGAAGCTGCGGGAGCAGGCCGGTAGTCCGACCTACCGGGACCTCGCGCGGCGGGCGCACTATTCGATCGCGGCGCTCTCCGCCGCCGCGGCGGGACGCCGACTGCCCACCCTGGCCGTCACCCTCGCCTACGTCCGCGCCTGCGGCGGTGACGAGCGGGAATGGGAGTCGATCTGGCGCAGGACAGCCACCGAATGCGCCGCCGGGACGGTAGGCGCGGTCCCGGACCGGGCCGACGACACGACTTCCGCGCCCTATGTGGGTCTGGCCTCTTTTCAACAGGCTGACGCGGACGCGTTCTTCGGCCGTGAGAATCTCACGACCAGACTGGTCGAACACCTGAATAAAAAGAGATTCCTTGTTCTGTTCGGGGCTTCGGGATCCGGAAAGTCCTCGGTGCTGCGCGCCGGGGTTCTCCCCTGTTTCTCCGGAAAACCCGCCCTGGTGATGACGCCCGGCCCCCATCCCTTGGAGGAATGCGCGATCCAGCTGGCGGCCCGCGCGCATCTCACACCGGGGTCGGTGTGTGCCGAACTCGCCTCGGAGCCGCGCACGCTGCACCGCGTGGTGCGCCAGATCCTGACCGGCTCGCCGGACCCGGCCGACGAACTCATCGTCATCGTGGACCAGTTCGAGGAGGTGTTCACCCTCTGCCACGACGCGGAGGAACGCGAGGCCTTCGTCGCCGCACTCCTGCACGCCGCACACACCTCCGGCAGCCGCTGCCGGGTCGCCCTGGCCGTGCGGTCGGATTTCTACACGCACTGCACCCGGCTGCCCGCCCTCGTCGACGTCCTGGCCGAGGCTCACCTCCCCGTCGGCCCGATGACCCTCGACGAACTGCGGGCGGCGATCGTCAGGCCCGCCGCCCGCGCCGGACTGACCGTCGAGGGGGCCCTCCTCGCGGCGCTCACCACCGACGCCCACGGCCGGTCCGGGGCGCTGCCCCTGCTCTCGCACGCGCTTCTGGAGACCTGGCACCGCCGGCGCGGCAACGCCCTCACCCTCGCCGGATTCCAGGCGGCGGGCGGCTTCGAAGGCGCCCTCGCCCAGACCGCCGAAGCCTTCCACTCAGACCTGAGCGACACCCAGCGGAGCATCACCCGACAGCTCTTCCTGCGGCTCATCGCCCTGGGCGAGGGCACCGAGGACACCAAGCGCCGTGTACCGCGGCAGGAACTCGACGACACCCGTGACACCGCGCTGGTCCTCGAACAGGCCACCCGGGCACGTCTGCTGACCGTCGACCGGGACCACGTCGAGATCACCCACGAGGCCCTGATCCGCTGCTGGCCCCGCCTCGGCCGCTGGCTGAACGAGGACCGGGACCGCCTGCGGCTGCACCGCGCCCTCACCGAGGCCACCGCGGTCTGGGAATCCCTGGACCGTGATCCCGACACCCTCTACCGGGGCACGCGTCTGGCCGCCGCCAAGGATCTTCCCGAAGAGGCGCTGACCGCCCGGGAACGCGCCTTCCTCGACGCGAGCGAGACCGCGGAACGGGCACAGGCGCTGCGCGCTCGTCACCGCGTCCGCCGTCGGCGCCGGCTCGTCGCGGCCCTCGTCGTCCTGCTGCTCTGTGCCGCGTCCGCCGTCGGCTTCGCGGTGCGCTCCCAGCGGATCGTCACCTCGCAGCGCAACCACGCCCTCGCTCTCAAAGCCGCCGACGCCTCGACGGCGCTGCGTGCCCGCGACCGCTCGCTCGCTGCCCAGCTCGCCCTGGCCGCACACCAGTTGGAGTCGAACCAGGCCACCCGCGACGGACTGCTCAGCGTGGCGCCACGCACGCTGGACCGTCATGTCCACGCCCTGGCCGTCACCCCCAACGGCCGCACGCTGGCCACCGCGTGCGACGACGGCAGTCTCCGGCTGTGGGACCTGACCGATCCCCAGCACCCCGCTGTCCTGGGAACCGTGGACGACCCTTCCGGCAGTGCCGTCAACCTGGCCTTCAGCCCACGAGGGGACACGCTGATCGGCACCGGCCAGGACCGTGAGATCCGGCTGTGGGACGTCACCGACCCGCAGGAGCCACGCCCGCTCTCCCGTACGCCGACGCACCACACCGACTTCATCTTCTCGCTGGCCGTGAGCCCGGACGGCCGGACGCTCGCCACCGGCAGCTACGACCACACCGTCCGACTGTGGAACGTCGGCGACCCGGCCCGGCCGCGCCTCCTGAACAAGCTCACCGGCCACACGCTCAACGTCAAACCGGTGGCCTTCAGCCCCGACGGCACCACCCTGGCCTCCGGCTCCGACGACCGCACCGTCCGCCTGTGGGACGTCACCGACCCCCGCCGTGCGTCCGTCATCGCCGTTCTCGAGCGACACGACAACTTCGTCGACGCCCTCGCCTACAGCCGCGACGGCCGTACCCTCCTCTCCGGCAGCGACGACCACACGGCATTCCTGTGGGACGTCACCGATCCGCGCCATCCCCGACGACTGGGCAGACTCCAAGGCCACACCGACGTGATCACGTCAGTGGAATTCACCCCCGACAGCCGCCTGGCGGTCACGGCCGCCCTGGACGGCACCGTACGCCTCTGGGAAACAGCCGACCGTCCGCGCCCCGCCGAACGCGCCTCCCTCACCGGCCTCTCCGGAGGACTCGCGACCGTACTCCCTCTCACCGCACACGGCACCATCGTGACCCTGAGCAACGACCACACCATCGAGATCTGGAACACCGACCTGAGCAGGGCGCACGCGCACGCCTGCACACACGTCCGCACCCCCATCAGCCGCGCCCAGTGGTCCCGCCACTTCCCCGGTCTCGACTACCGCCCGCCCTGCACCGACCACACCTGA
- a CDS encoding carboxylate-amine ligase gives MTVRVGVEEEFHVLDAESGRLVPGAGTVLGRLHRSEFTTELQRSAVEWNSQVHESLESLHADLSGARRRLDRAASGLGLAVVAAGTVPFARVTPGDATPDFRYRHMVDEYRQVADEHLVCSAQVHVDVPDRDTAVRIMCAVSPWLAPLLALSASSPFWLGADTGYASWRTMLWQRWPTSGPVGCFAGAADYDAAVEGLIRSGVITDPGMVYYDIRPSNHQRTLELRICDACPRTETVVLVAGLFRALVEEARIRLEQHGWICDGRHEWFRAAVWRAAQAGLEGTLVDPVTRVAAPAPTVLRAMLRRLRPLLEALGDWDTVRVLMEEALARGSAAHRLREVAEEAGLPACVATMAAETRGEHGRSVGPGAVRRRPVAAAGAGPAGASAGFSVETIGG, from the coding sequence GTGACCGTTCGTGTAGGCGTAGAGGAAGAGTTCCATGTTCTGGACGCGGAGAGCGGGCGGCTGGTCCCGGGTGCCGGTACGGTCCTCGGTCGCCTGCACAGATCCGAGTTCACGACCGAGCTGCAGCGGTCGGCGGTGGAGTGGAACAGCCAGGTGCACGAGTCGCTGGAATCCCTGCACGCCGATCTGTCCGGGGCGCGGCGGCGGCTGGACCGGGCGGCCTCCGGGCTGGGGCTGGCCGTCGTCGCGGCCGGGACCGTGCCGTTCGCGCGGGTGACGCCCGGTGACGCGACCCCTGATTTCCGCTATCGGCACATGGTCGACGAATACCGCCAGGTCGCCGACGAGCATCTCGTCTGCAGCGCGCAGGTCCATGTCGACGTACCCGACCGTGACACGGCCGTCCGGATCATGTGCGCCGTCTCGCCGTGGCTGGCCCCGCTGCTGGCCCTGTCCGCCAGCTCGCCGTTCTGGCTCGGCGCGGACACCGGATACGCGAGCTGGCGCACGATGCTGTGGCAGCGCTGGCCGACCTCCGGCCCGGTCGGCTGCTTCGCCGGAGCCGCCGACTACGACGCCGCGGTCGAGGGCCTGATCCGCTCCGGCGTGATCACGGACCCGGGAATGGTCTATTACGACATACGGCCGAGCAATCACCAGCGAACCCTGGAGCTACGCATCTGCGACGCCTGCCCGCGCACCGAGACGGTCGTCCTCGTCGCCGGGCTGTTCCGCGCCCTGGTCGAGGAGGCACGAATCCGGCTGGAGCAGCACGGGTGGATCTGTGACGGCAGGCACGAATGGTTCCGGGCAGCGGTCTGGCGTGCGGCCCAGGCGGGTCTGGAGGGCACGCTGGTCGACCCCGTCACCCGTGTCGCCGCGCCGGCCCCGACCGTCCTGCGCGCCATGCTCCGAAGGCTGCGCCCGCTTCTGGAGGCCCTCGGCGACTGGGACACCGTACGCGTGCTCATGGAAGAGGCGCTGGCTCGGGGCAGCGCGGCCCACCGCCTGCGCGAGGTCGCCGAGGAAGCGGGCCTGCCCGCATGTGTCGCGACGATGGCCGCCGAGACCCGGGGCGAGCATGGGCGGAGCGTCGGTCCCGGAGCCGTGCGCCGGCGGCCCGTCGCGGCAGCCGGTGCGGGCCCGGCGGGGGCTTCGGCAGGGTTCTCGGTGGAGACCATCGGCGGCTGA
- a CDS encoding N-acetylglutaminylglutamine amidotransferase, translating to MCGLSGEIRFDGGRPDLAAVERMTDRLAPRGPDGRGLWSQDAVALGHRRLKIIDLSGCGAQPMTDPAGRIAGVFNGCVYNYKELRAELRALGHRFFSGSDTEVVLKAYQQWGTDCVDRFYGMFAFVIVEQATGRLVLARDRLGIKPLYLAQAPGRLRFASSLPALLAGGGIDTSLDPVALHQYMSWHATVAAPRTVLAGVHKLPAATVRVVEPDGRHRDIRYWQPSYTRRPQDAQLGADDWRDAVLDALRTAVRRRMVADVPVGVLLSGGLDSSLIVALLADEGQRDLATFSVGFESEGGEEGDEFRYSDLVARHFGTDHHQLMVPSDRVSTALDAAIEAMSEPMISHDVVAFHLLAEQVAKEVKVVQSGQGADEVFAGYHWYPDMAAVPREQAPQAYAETYFDRPHTDLTGILQPHLMPDHDMSGRFVREHMAHPGAETSLDAALRLDTQVMLVDDPVKRVDNMTMDWGLEARVPFLDHDLVELAAVCPPELKLADGGKGVLKAAGRRVLPAEVVDRPKGYFPVPAVKHMAGPVLGRVREALSAPEARSRGVFRDAYVARLLSAPDEHRTKRGANELWQVALLEIWLQTHGIR from the coding sequence ATGTGCGGCCTCAGCGGAGAGATCCGCTTCGACGGCGGACGGCCCGACCTGGCAGCCGTCGAGCGCATGACCGACCGACTCGCCCCCCGCGGACCCGACGGCAGGGGCCTGTGGTCGCAGGACGCCGTCGCCCTGGGGCACCGGCGACTGAAGATCATCGATCTGTCCGGGTGCGGAGCCCAGCCGATGACCGACCCTGCGGGGCGGATCGCCGGTGTCTTCAACGGCTGCGTCTACAACTACAAAGAGCTGCGCGCGGAGCTGCGCGCTCTCGGCCACCGCTTCTTCTCCGGCTCCGACACCGAGGTGGTGCTCAAGGCGTACCAGCAGTGGGGAACCGACTGCGTCGACCGCTTCTACGGCATGTTCGCCTTCGTCATCGTCGAACAGGCCACCGGCCGCCTCGTACTGGCCCGCGACCGGCTGGGCATCAAGCCGCTGTATCTGGCTCAGGCACCGGGGCGGCTGCGTTTCGCCTCGTCGCTGCCGGCCCTGCTGGCGGGCGGCGGCATCGACACCTCGCTCGACCCGGTCGCGTTGCACCAGTACATGAGCTGGCACGCCACGGTGGCCGCGCCCCGCACCGTCCTCGCCGGAGTACACAAGCTGCCCGCGGCCACGGTGCGCGTCGTGGAGCCGGACGGCCGCCACCGCGACATCCGGTACTGGCAGCCGTCGTACACCCGCAGGCCTCAGGACGCGCAGCTGGGCGCGGACGACTGGCGTGACGCGGTGCTCGACGCGCTGCGCACGGCCGTACGCCGGCGCATGGTCGCCGACGTGCCCGTGGGTGTCCTCCTGTCGGGCGGCCTGGACTCCAGCCTGATCGTGGCACTGCTGGCCGACGAAGGGCAGCGCGATCTTGCGACGTTCAGCGTGGGCTTCGAGTCCGAGGGCGGCGAGGAGGGCGACGAGTTCCGTTACTCCGACCTGGTCGCCCGGCACTTCGGCACGGACCACCACCAGCTGATGGTGCCCTCGGACCGGGTGTCGACGGCGCTGGACGCCGCGATCGAGGCGATGAGCGAGCCGATGATCAGCCATGACGTGGTGGCCTTCCATCTGCTGGCGGAGCAGGTGGCGAAGGAGGTGAAGGTCGTCCAGAGCGGCCAGGGCGCCGACGAGGTCTTCGCCGGCTACCACTGGTATCCGGACATGGCCGCCGTCCCGAGGGAGCAGGCACCGCAGGCGTACGCCGAGACCTACTTCGACCGGCCGCACACCGACCTCACCGGCATTCTGCAGCCTCACCTGATGCCCGATCACGACATGTCCGGCCGTTTCGTACGGGAGCACATGGCGCACCCGGGCGCCGAGACCTCTCTCGACGCGGCGCTGCGGCTCGACACCCAGGTGATGCTCGTCGACGATCCGGTCAAACGCGTCGACAACATGACCATGGACTGGGGGCTGGAGGCCCGCGTCCCGTTCCTCGATCACGACCTCGTGGAGCTGGCCGCCGTCTGCCCGCCGGAGCTGAAGCTCGCCGACGGCGGCAAGGGAGTCCTCAAGGCCGCCGGCCGCCGGGTCCTGCCCGCGGAGGTCGTCGACCGGCCGAAGGGCTACTTCCCGGTCCCCGCCGTCAAACACATGGCGGGCCCCGTCCTGGGGCGGGTCCGTGAGGCTCTGTCGGCGCCCGAGGCCAGGTCACGGGGTGTCTTCCGGGACGCGTACGTGGCCAGACTGCTGTCGGCGCCGGACGAGCACCGCACCAAGCGTGGGGCGAACGAACTGTGGCAGGTAGCTTTGCTGGAGATATGGCTGCAAACGCACGGAATCAGGTGA